A single Sphingomonas sp. IW22 DNA region contains:
- a CDS encoding MFS transporter yields the protein MSEAPDIETSTVRLVSRRLLPLLCLVYLIAYIDRQNVSYAKLQMAESIGLSEAAFGLGAALFFIGYFLFEVPSNLLLTRVGVGKWFARIMITWGAVTVMLGFTPGPVSFYVLRFLLGAAEAGLFPGVLYALTLWYPHRYRARAIGLFMIASVVANMVGALIGGALLDLDGWLGLRGWQWLFIVTGLPAMLLAPVVLMVIPDKPSDAKWLDAAGADWLAGELAAEERTSRGDHGWRALADSRVILLSVTFVGFPLAAYGLSYWLPTIVSGFGVSNTVNGAINAVLWAQVGLALWLIPRWASRHPDRIWPIIACTMTGATALIASVLLPSPVMQFVALCIAASAIFAGQPIFWTLPPRFLRGAGAAAGFAMINATGNLGGFAAQSLVPRIAEANDSALAPMLLLAAALVAASLGVMFVQRRLPRNAG from the coding sequence ATGAGTGAGGCGCCAGACATCGAAACCTCGACGGTGCGGCTGGTTTCGCGTCGCTTGCTGCCCCTGCTCTGCCTTGTCTACCTCATCGCCTATATCGACCGGCAGAATGTGTCCTATGCGAAGCTTCAGATGGCCGAGAGCATCGGCCTGAGCGAGGCGGCCTTCGGCCTGGGTGCCGCACTGTTCTTTATCGGATATTTCCTGTTCGAAGTGCCCAGCAACCTGCTGCTGACCCGCGTCGGCGTCGGCAAATGGTTCGCGCGGATCATGATCACCTGGGGCGCGGTGACGGTCATGCTGGGCTTCACGCCGGGTCCGGTCAGCTTTTACGTGTTGCGTTTCCTGCTCGGCGCGGCGGAGGCGGGGCTGTTCCCCGGCGTGCTGTACGCGCTGACCCTGTGGTACCCGCATCGCTACCGCGCCCGCGCGATCGGGCTGTTCATGATCGCAAGCGTGGTGGCGAACATGGTCGGGGCACTGATCGGCGGGGCGCTCCTGGACCTCGACGGCTGGCTGGGGCTGCGCGGATGGCAGTGGCTGTTCATTGTGACGGGATTGCCCGCAATGCTGCTGGCGCCGGTCGTGCTGATGGTCATTCCCGACAAACCATCGGACGCCAAATGGCTCGATGCCGCCGGTGCGGATTGGCTGGCCGGGGAACTGGCAGCGGAAGAGCGGACCTCGCGCGGGGATCACGGCTGGCGCGCGCTGGCCGATTCGCGTGTCATCCTGCTCAGCGTGACGTTCGTGGGCTTTCCGCTCGCCGCCTATGGCCTCAGCTATTGGTTACCGACCATCGTCAGCGGATTTGGTGTTTCCAATACCGTGAACGGAGCGATCAACGCGGTGTTGTGGGCACAGGTTGGGCTGGCGCTGTGGCTGATCCCGCGCTGGGCGTCACGCCATCCCGACCGCATCTGGCCGATCATCGCCTGCACCATGACCGGCGCCACCGCCCTGATCGCCAGCGTGCTGCTGCCGAGCCCGGTTATGCAGTTCGTCGCGCTGTGCATTGCTGCATCGGCGATCTTTGCCGGCCAGCCGATATTCTGGACGTTGCCGCCCCGCTTCCTGCGTGGCGCGGGTGCAGCGGCGGGCTTTGCGATGATCAACGCGACCGGCAATCTTGGCGGATTCGCGGCGCAATCGCTGGTCCCACGGATCGCTGAGGCCAATGACAGCGCCCTTGCGCCAATGTTGCTGCTGGCTGCCGCCCTGGTCGCGGCGTCGCTGGGGGTAATGTTTGTGCAGCGCCGCTTGCCGCGCAACGCCGGATAA
- a CDS encoding response regulator, producing MSKRALLVEDELLVAFDLQDIIEGVGLLVDGPHVDIAGANIALNHAMPDIAILDVLLRDGDVFPIADRLNEHGIAIIFHSGHADQADLSSRYPAAAICSKPCSPVLFAQTIERLIEGR from the coding sequence ATGAGCAAACGCGCGCTTCTGGTCGAGGATGAACTGCTGGTCGCGTTCGACCTTCAGGATATTATCGAGGGTGTCGGCCTGCTCGTCGACGGGCCGCATGTCGATATCGCCGGTGCCAATATCGCCCTGAATCATGCCATGCCCGATATTGCGATCCTTGACGTATTGCTTCGCGATGGGGACGTTTTTCCGATTGCCGACCGGCTGAACGAGCACGGCATCGCAATCATTTTCCACTCGGGTCATGCGGATCAGGCAGACCTGTCTTCCAGATACCCTGCTGCGGCAATCTGTTCCAAGCCATGCTCGCCGGTTTTGTTTGCCCAAACCATCGAAAGGCTGATCGAGGGTCGTTAA
- a CDS encoding CheR family methyltransferase — MPPSDEAGSGNSPDMPVIGVGASAGGLEALRDMFSAAQLPTGMAFVVIQHLDPTQDSLLAELLDRSTDLNVVQAEGGERLRPDTVFIIPPGHGLAIRSGVLELTEFAQPRGLRRPIDDFFASLATDQQANAACVILSGTGSDGTTGLRAIKENGGVCVVQKPDTAKYDGMPVSAIGTGLVDFVEISGDILPRLATFFARRHNAAVGEEAEHIADQIDDLCAAIKAAVGHDFSGYKRSTFIRRVERRMHVLGITSGREYLARVQNDAKECSTLFRDLLINVTRFFRDQAYFDRLRDTVIQPLVASASREEEIRVWVAGCSSGEEAYTIAMLFAEAVRKDGRSRPVQIFATDIDEQMLQIAREGAYPLSSLADIPAALRELYTVLHTDRFTIDEAVRDMVRFSNHSLVKDPPFSRIDLVSCRNLLIYFDDRLQQQVMPLLHYALRPGGHLFLGPSESIGRFEQLFRPVDAQSRLFERASGPPAYPLNLPGSIRDEAPRRSTKQDRETGDPMDQETIAVRRLIDRYAPASMVLDADGGILAAYGRLSRYFDFPVTRTGGSSAISLARPGLREVIGPLLRQGRDGRKRMVARGTDVRTEYGVQRIDVVCDPLEHGRMLFVFQETEPFRVSSDPELQEIDAGDDHLESLEDELRLTRHRLRTAVEELETANEELKSSNEEMMSMNEELQSTNEELSTVNDELKSKVDQFTVANADLRNFFESTELAVVVLDRDLRVRSFTEASSSVFPFQVSDKGRPLGDVTSRLDTDAYLEDARSVVDGGPAVQRRVNSRDGTRTWSMRVLPYRTQTGTVDGATLVLTDITDALSLERELESGRERLDMAIRAGGIGVWEYCPRTGATFLDEAEQSLLGITGGEAKMDAILAQIVPDDRDAVAAKLEQAWRGHGDFEATFRMVMPDGSIRRIKGFARLMEPEPPRLIGVSIDVTSEFAVAETRGIMLREMNHRVKNLFAIIAGLLTAGARSHTDVRSFTHDLRERIAGLGRAHSLASPPGFQESIDLQDLIAETLAPYQNQMKIELDGPNVEIDRSCLSPLALMTHEWATNSMKYGALGSENGTLHVHWSFAEDGINLRWVEKGVGTVSTGGAPGFGTLLVDTSSRQLRARVERIVEPDSFTLDVHLPQSVLVA, encoded by the coding sequence ATGCCGCCATCGGATGAGGCGGGGTCGGGCAATAGCCCCGACATGCCCGTCATCGGCGTCGGCGCTTCGGCGGGCGGGCTTGAGGCATTGCGGGACATGTTTTCCGCTGCCCAACTGCCGACCGGCATGGCATTTGTCGTCATCCAGCATCTCGATCCCACGCAGGACAGCCTGTTGGCCGAGCTTCTGGACCGCAGCACCGACCTGAACGTCGTTCAGGCTGAGGGGGGCGAGCGATTGCGCCCCGATACGGTCTTCATCATCCCGCCCGGTCACGGGCTGGCGATCAGGTCGGGCGTTCTTGAACTGACCGAATTCGCTCAGCCGCGCGGCCTTCGCCGTCCGATCGACGATTTTTTTGCATCGCTGGCCACCGATCAACAGGCCAATGCCGCCTGCGTCATTCTGTCGGGAACGGGCAGCGACGGCACGACCGGCTTGCGCGCGATCAAGGAAAATGGCGGCGTCTGCGTCGTACAAAAACCCGATACCGCCAAATATGACGGCATGCCCGTGTCAGCCATCGGGACCGGCCTGGTCGATTTCGTCGAAATATCGGGCGACATCCTGCCCCGGCTGGCGACCTTTTTCGCTCGCCGTCACAACGCTGCCGTCGGCGAGGAAGCCGAGCATATTGCCGATCAGATCGACGACCTGTGCGCCGCGATCAAGGCCGCCGTCGGCCATGATTTTTCCGGTTATAAGCGCAGCACCTTCATCCGCCGGGTTGAGCGGCGGATGCATGTACTGGGCATTACATCGGGCCGCGAATATCTGGCGCGGGTGCAGAATGACGCGAAGGAATGCAGCACGCTGTTCCGCGATCTGCTGATCAACGTCACCCGCTTCTTTCGTGATCAAGCCTATTTCGATCGCCTGCGCGACACGGTGATTCAACCGCTGGTCGCTTCTGCATCGCGCGAAGAGGAAATCCGCGTCTGGGTTGCCGGCTGCTCCAGCGGCGAGGAAGCCTATACGATCGCGATGCTGTTTGCTGAGGCGGTTCGAAAGGATGGGCGCAGCCGCCCGGTCCAGATATTCGCAACCGACATCGACGAACAGATGCTTCAGATCGCGCGCGAAGGGGCCTATCCGCTGTCGTCACTGGCGGACATTCCGGCTGCGCTGCGCGAACTCTATACCGTTTTGCACACCGACCGCTTCACCATCGACGAAGCGGTGCGGGACATGGTTCGCTTTTCGAACCACAGCCTGGTCAAGGACCCGCCCTTTTCGCGTATCGACCTGGTTTCGTGCCGCAACCTGCTGATCTATTTCGACGATCGTTTGCAGCAGCAGGTGATGCCGCTGCTGCACTACGCGCTCCGGCCCGGCGGGCACCTGTTCCTTGGCCCGTCGGAAAGCATCGGTCGGTTCGAACAGCTGTTCCGCCCCGTCGACGCACAATCGCGCTTGTTCGAACGCGCATCGGGGCCGCCCGCCTATCCGCTCAACCTGCCCGGCAGCATCCGTGACGAAGCGCCGCGCCGTTCGACGAAGCAGGACCGCGAAACGGGCGACCCGATGGATCAGGAAACGATCGCGGTGCGCAGGCTGATCGACCGCTATGCGCCAGCCAGCATGGTGCTGGACGCCGATGGCGGCATTCTGGCGGCCTATGGACGGCTCAGCCGCTACTTTGATTTCCCGGTCACGCGCACTGGCGGATCGAGCGCCATCAGCCTTGCCCGTCCCGGCCTGCGCGAAGTGATCGGGCCGCTGCTTCGGCAGGGGCGCGACGGGCGCAAGCGTATGGTCGCGCGGGGTACCGACGTGCGGACCGAATATGGCGTGCAACGGATCGATGTCGTCTGCGACCCGCTCGAACATGGGCGAATGCTGTTCGTCTTTCAGGAAACCGAACCGTTCCGCGTGTCGAGCGATCCCGAGCTTCAGGAAATCGATGCGGGCGACGATCACCTCGAATCGCTCGAAGACGAACTGCGCCTGACGCGGCATCGCTTGCGGACTGCGGTGGAGGAGCTGGAAACCGCGAATGAGGAGTTGAAAAGCTCCAACGAAGAAATGATGTCGATGAACGAGGAGCTTCAATCGACGAACGAAGAGCTGTCGACCGTCAACGATGAGCTGAAGAGCAAGGTTGACCAGTTCACCGTGGCAAATGCGGATTTGCGCAATTTCTTCGAATCGACTGAGCTGGCAGTGGTCGTGCTGGATCGCGATCTTCGCGTCCGCAGCTTTACCGAAGCATCGAGCAGCGTTTTCCCCTTCCAGGTCAGTGACAAGGGGCGGCCGCTGGGTGACGTGACCAGCCGATTGGATACTGACGCCTATCTGGAGGACGCCCGTTCCGTTGTGGATGGCGGCCCGGCGGTGCAGCGGCGGGTGAACAGCCGCGATGGCACGCGTACATGGTCGATGCGCGTCCTTCCGTATCGCACGCAAACCGGCACGGTGGACGGTGCGACGCTGGTGCTGACCGACATTACGGATGCCCTGTCGCTGGAGCGCGAGCTGGAATCGGGGCGCGAGCGGCTGGATATGGCGATCCGCGCAGGCGGGATCGGCGTATGGGAATATTGTCCGCGCACCGGCGCTACATTCCTTGACGAGGCCGAGCAGTCATTGCTCGGTATCACGGGGGGTGAGGCGAAGATGGACGCCATCCTCGCCCAGATCGTACCCGACGATCGCGACGCGGTAGCGGCCAAGCTGGAGCAAGCCTGGCGTGGCCATGGTGACTTTGAAGCAACCTTTCGCATGGTGATGCCGGACGGTTCGATCCGCCGCATCAAGGGGTTCGCCCGGTTGATGGAGCCTGAGCCGCCCCGGCTGATTGGCGTTTCGATCGACGTGACGTCGGAATTCGCGGTGGCTGAGACGCGCGGCATCATGCTGCGTGAGATGAATCACCGGGTGAAAAACCTGTTTGCGATCATTGCCGGATTGCTGACGGCCGGTGCCCGGTCGCACACCGATGTGCGCAGCTTTACCCATGACCTTCGAGAACGCATCGCCGGGCTGGGCCGCGCCCATTCGCTTGCTTCGCCGCCCGGATTTCAGGAGTCGATCGACCTTCAGGATCTGATTGCCGAAACGCTTGCCCCGTACCAGAATCAGATGAAGATCGAACTGGACGGGCCGAATGTGGAAATTGACCGATCCTGCCTGTCGCCGCTGGCGCTGATGACGCATGAATGGGCGACCAATTCGATGAAATATGGCGCGCTGGGCAGCGAGAACGGGACGCTGCACGTTCATTGGTCCTTCGCGGAGGACGGCATCAACCTGCGCTGGGTCGAAAAGGGTGTCGGAACGGTAAGCACCGGCGGTGCGCCGGGTTTCGGTACGCTGCTGGTCGACACATCGTCCCGACAGCTTCGCGCCCGCGTCGAGCGGATCGTTGAACCGGACAGCTTCACGCTGGACGTCCATCTTCCCCAATCGGTATTGGTCGCATGA
- a CDS encoding PAS domain-containing protein, which produces MRDQRVPSGLEAYFAKSSVAIALSRPDPDHELVFVNPPFETLTGYSSADIVGKNCRMIQGASANADARRLIGQFLGRPDQPSVRTPIVNFRKDGTPFVNLLYMAKLRDRDGTVRFIVASQFDVSRTKPELLAEYDVTLARTIDRMSPAFMDSGLVVDGSLMTIGNTVAMIAQAKLTLGDIDDAAIG; this is translated from the coding sequence TTGCGCGATCAGCGAGTTCCTTCCGGGCTGGAAGCGTATTTTGCAAAATCATCGGTTGCGATCGCGCTGTCACGGCCGGATCCTGACCATGAACTGGTTTTCGTAAATCCCCCGTTCGAGACACTGACCGGTTATTCTTCGGCGGACATCGTCGGCAAGAATTGTCGGATGATTCAGGGGGCCTCTGCCAACGCGGATGCCCGGCGCCTGATCGGCCAGTTTCTCGGTCGGCCGGACCAACCCAGCGTACGCACGCCAATCGTCAATTTCCGCAAGGACGGCACGCCGTTCGTTAACCTGTTATATATGGCGAAATTACGGGACCGCGATGGAACCGTTCGGTTCATCGTTGCTTCTCAATTCGATGTCAGCCGAACCAAGCCCGAACTGCTCGCCGAATATGATGTCACGCTGGCCCGGACGATCGACCGGATGAGCCCTGCGTTCATGGACAGCGGACTGGTGGTCGATGGTTCGCTGATGACCATCGGCAACACCGTGGCGATGATCGCGCAGGCCAAACTCACGCTCGGGGATATTGACGATGCCGCCATCGGATGA
- a CDS encoding Gfo/Idh/MocA family protein, with amino-acid sequence MNPIDRRALLAGAGFAGAGMALAMAGEAHAQSTSQGNAAPESGAPRAPDPTARHRIRFAVIGLDHSHIYAMTDALIRGGGTLVTVYAPDPAQFAAFSRRYGDVKRARSEAEILDDKSIQVVASASIPDLRAPLGVRVMRAGKDFLSDKPGITSLPQLAEVRRTIRETGRKFAIMYSERFEVRAAVKAGELVKAGAIGKVVQTVNLAPHRMSAASRPEWFFDTARYGGILTDIGSHQADQFLFYTGSTRADVVASQAGNVGNPKYPRFQDFGDMTVTGDGGTGYIRVDWFTPDGLSTWGDGRLFILGTEGFIELRKYVDVAGRPGGDHLLITDAKGSRYMDCSKVPLPFGPQFVSDVVERTDVAQDQVQALLAAELVLKAQAQAKPPILS; translated from the coding sequence ATGAACCCGATCGATCGACGCGCGCTGCTGGCGGGTGCGGGCTTTGCAGGGGCGGGCATGGCATTGGCGATGGCGGGGGAGGCGCACGCCCAGTCCACCAGCCAGGGTAATGCCGCGCCGGAATCGGGCGCCCCCCGCGCGCCGGACCCGACCGCGCGTCACCGGATCCGCTTTGCCGTGATCGGGCTCGACCATTCGCACATTTATGCGATGACCGATGCGCTGATCCGCGGTGGCGGTACGCTCGTCACGGTCTATGCGCCCGACCCGGCGCAGTTCGCCGCCTTCAGCCGCCGATACGGCGATGTTAAGCGCGCCCGCAGCGAAGCGGAAATCCTGGACGACAAAAGCATTCAGGTCGTCGCCAGCGCCTCGATCCCCGATTTGCGGGCGCCGCTGGGCGTTCGGGTCATGCGCGCGGGCAAGGACTTCCTTTCGGACAAGCCCGGTATCACCAGCCTGCCGCAACTGGCGGAAGTGCGGCGGACGATCCGCGAAACCGGGCGCAAATTCGCGATCATGTATTCGGAACGCTTCGAAGTGCGCGCGGCCGTCAAGGCGGGCGAACTGGTCAAGGCGGGCGCGATCGGCAAGGTGGTGCAGACGGTCAATCTGGCGCCTCACCGCATGAGCGCCGCATCACGCCCCGAATGGTTTTTCGACACTGCGCGCTATGGCGGCATCCTGACGGATATCGGCAGCCATCAGGCCGACCAGTTCCTTTTCTATACCGGCTCGACACGCGCGGATGTGGTCGCATCGCAAGCGGGAAATGTCGGCAACCCGAAATACCCACGGTTTCAGGATTTCGGCGACATGACGGTCACCGGCGACGGCGGCACCGGATATATCCGCGTCGACTGGTTCACTCCCGATGGCCTGTCGACATGGGGGGACGGCCGGCTGTTTATTCTCGGGACCGAGGGTTTCATCGAACTACGCAAATATGTCGATGTCGCGGGACGACCGGGCGGCGACCATCTGCTGATCACCGACGCCAAGGGTTCCCGTTATATGGATTGCAGCAAGGTGCCGCTGCCCTTTGGCCCGCAATTCGTCAGTGACGTGGTCGAACGCACCGATGTCGCCCAGGATCAGGTGCAGGCGCTGTTGGCCGCCGAACTGGTGCTGAAGGCACAGGCACAGGCGAAACCGCCGATCCTTTCCTGA
- the uxuA gene encoding mannonate dehydratase — protein sequence MTQAMRWFGASDPVKLSEIRQAGAAQVVSALHAIPNGAVWPVEAIREHKHRIEAAGLYWTVVESVPVHDAIKTRSAGWDECIEAYCRTLTNLAACGIKVVTYNFMPVLDWTRTDLGWELPDGARALRFELEAAAVYDIHILARPRAERDYPAAMIDSAARRFEAMDTAAQDALERTIIAGLPGSEDGFTRDRFRDALALYGDLGADGLRASHIAFLEAVCPHAEALGIRLVVHPDDPPFPLFGLPRVVSTEADVANLFDEVPSPANGLCFCAGSFGARADNDLPGMIDRLGSRIGFLHLRSVQREGNGAFHEAEHLGGDAGMASIVGAIHALQQREGRSIPMRPDHGHQMLDDLEKVTLPGYSLLGRMRGLAELRGLERGIAYARQHQPAFAQV from the coding sequence ATGACGCAGGCAATGCGCTGGTTCGGCGCATCTGATCCGGTGAAGCTGAGCGAGATTCGTCAGGCAGGTGCTGCACAGGTTGTCAGCGCACTGCACGCGATCCCAAATGGCGCAGTGTGGCCGGTAGAGGCAATTCGGGAACACAAACACCGGATCGAAGCGGCGGGCCTTTACTGGACCGTGGTTGAAAGCGTGCCGGTACACGATGCCATCAAGACGCGGTCCGCCGGCTGGGACGAATGTATCGAGGCATATTGCAGGACGCTGACCAACCTTGCCGCCTGCGGGATCAAGGTCGTCACCTATAATTTCATGCCGGTGCTGGACTGGACGCGAACCGACCTCGGCTGGGAGCTGCCCGACGGCGCCCGCGCGCTGCGTTTCGAGCTTGAGGCGGCGGCCGTCTATGACATCCATATCCTGGCACGTCCGCGGGCAGAACGCGACTATCCCGCCGCAATGATCGACAGCGCCGCGCGGCGTTTCGAGGCCATGGACACCGCGGCGCAGGACGCCCTGGAACGCACGATCATCGCCGGCCTTCCGGGCAGCGAGGACGGTTTTACGCGCGACCGATTCCGTGATGCATTGGCGCTATATGGCGATTTGGGCGCCGACGGCCTGCGCGCCAGTCACATCGCCTTTCTGGAAGCTGTCTGCCCCCATGCGGAGGCGCTGGGCATCCGGCTGGTCGTCCATCCCGACGACCCACCCTTCCCCCTGTTCGGCCTGCCACGCGTCGTCAGCACCGAAGCTGATGTCGCCAACCTGTTCGACGAAGTGCCCAGCCCCGCCAACGGCCTGTGCTTCTGCGCCGGTTCGTTCGGCGCGCGTGCCGACAACGACCTGCCGGGCATGATCGACCGGCTGGGCAGCCGCATCGGCTTTCTCCATCTGCGATCGGTCCAGCGAGAGGGCAACGGCGCCTTTCACGAGGCCGAGCATCTGGGCGGCGATGCCGGAATGGCCAGCATCGTCGGCGCGATCCATGCGCTGCAACAGCGGGAGGGCCGATCGATCCCGATGCGGCCCGACCATGGCCACCAGATGCTGGACGACCTCGAAAAGGTGACGCTGCCGGGCTATTCGTTGCTTGGGCGCATGCGCGGCCTGGCCGAATTGCGCGGGCTGGAGCGCGGCATCGCCTATGCGCGTCAGCATCAGCCGGCGTTCGCACAGGTCTGA
- a CDS encoding MFS transporter yields the protein MTAPEAATGHSPKPASNIRWIICALLFFATTINYIDRQIIGILKPTLQAELGWSEVDYGTIVFWFQAAYGIGLLACGPIIDRIGSKLGYAGAIAIWSFAAMAHALFRTPGGFSIARFALGLGEAANFPAAIKSVAEWFPKKERALAAGILNAGANVGAIATPIVVPVLAIQFGWQAAFIVTGLLGFIWLAVWLAFYRAPAQHPRVSPSELAYINADAPTMEEEPKIPWRTLFRHRGTWAFMSAKFLTDPVWYLFLFWLPDFFAKRHGLDLTSFGPPLIAVYLLADVGSVGGGWLSSALIRRGYSVNAGRKLALLVCALCVLPIFAASAVSGLWTAVAIIGLAAAAHQGWSSNLYTMVSDTFPRSSVASVMGIGGAAGAVGGMLMANYVGRVLETVGSYAPVFLWAGSAYLVALVVIHLLVPRLEGAPAPVVTR from the coding sequence GTGACGGCACCCGAAGCGGCCACAGGCCATTCGCCCAAACCCGCAAGCAACATCCGTTGGATCATCTGCGCGCTGCTCTTCTTCGCCACGACGATCAACTATATCGACCGTCAGATCATCGGCATTCTGAAACCGACCCTTCAGGCCGAACTTGGCTGGAGCGAGGTGGATTACGGCACCATCGTCTTCTGGTTCCAGGCTGCTTACGGCATCGGCCTGCTGGCGTGCGGGCCGATCATCGACCGGATCGGATCGAAACTGGGCTATGCAGGGGCGATCGCGATCTGGAGCTTCGCCGCGATGGCGCATGCGCTGTTCAGGACGCCTGGCGGCTTTTCGATCGCACGCTTCGCACTGGGTTTGGGTGAAGCGGCAAACTTTCCCGCCGCCATCAAGTCAGTCGCCGAATGGTTTCCCAAAAAGGAACGCGCGCTCGCTGCCGGCATCCTGAATGCCGGGGCCAATGTCGGTGCCATCGCCACGCCGATCGTCGTACCCGTACTGGCGATCCAGTTCGGATGGCAGGCAGCATTTATCGTCACCGGCCTGTTGGGCTTTATCTGGCTGGCCGTGTGGCTGGCCTTCTACCGCGCGCCGGCACAGCATCCGCGCGTTTCGCCGTCGGAACTTGCCTATATTAACGCCGACGCGCCGACGATGGAGGAAGAGCCGAAGATTCCGTGGCGGACGCTTTTCCGCCATCGCGGCACCTGGGCGTTCATGAGCGCCAAGTTCCTGACTGACCCGGTCTGGTATCTGTTCCTGTTCTGGCTGCCCGATTTCTTTGCGAAGCGCCACGGGCTTGACCTGACCAGCTTCGGCCCGCCGCTGATCGCGGTCTATCTGCTGGCCGATGTCGGCAGCGTGGGGGGCGGCTGGCTGTCATCGGCGCTGATCCGGCGCGGGTACAGCGTCAATGCGGGGCGCAAGCTGGCGCTGCTGGTCTGCGCGCTGTGCGTACTGCCGATCTTTGCCGCCAGCGCGGTGTCGGGATTGTGGACGGCGGTTGCGATCATCGGACTGGCCGCCGCCGCGCATCAGGGCTGGTCGTCGAACCTTTATACCATGGTGTCGGATACGTTTCCGCGCAGTTCGGTGGCGTCGGTCATGGGGATCGGCGGCGCGGCCGGGGCCGTCGGCGGGATGCTGATGGCCAATTATGTCGGGCGGGTGCTGGAAACGGTGGGCAGCTATGCCCCGGTGTTCCTGTGGGCGGGCAGCGCTTATCTGGTCGCTCTAGTGGTCATTCACCTGCTCGTCCCCCGTCTGGAGGGCGCGCCCGCCCCGGTGGTCACACGCTGA
- a CDS encoding Gfo/Idh/MocA family protein, translating into MNDREFDLSRRAFLDRVFAASAGVGVMSAAPWATAAAAAPAQGDLVRLGVVGTGDRGRALIQNIARTRNCAVAAICDNYAPNLARGKALVPASTRSFTDYRAMLDAGGLDGVVIATPLDVHARQTFDAIDAGLHVWCEKAMARTIADCGAMVTRARAGRKVLQIGHQRMFHPTYLDALKRAKAGDIGTITQIRASWHRNKSWRRPLPDGAGREMDRQINWRLYRDRSAGVMTELATHQLQVTNWFFDALPTRVMGSGSICFWKDGREVYDHVALIYDYPGGRKTIYSSLLNNARYGCEEQIQGSKGTIEPELGRIYSEDAPRVAQLAQMQCDVRDGRKRPIPIGGATWFPELPVRTPGDALKWGEYDETMLQFEGFGEAVRSGRELPGLLYQAYHASVASLLGEQAMDTGRIIEWPKDLVSV; encoded by the coding sequence ATGAACGACCGCGAATTCGATCTTTCCCGCCGCGCCTTTCTGGACCGCGTATTTGCCGCGTCGGCGGGTGTGGGGGTGATGTCTGCGGCGCCCTGGGCGACGGCGGCGGCGGCCGCACCGGCGCAGGGCGACCTCGTCCGACTGGGCGTGGTGGGCACCGGCGACCGGGGCCGTGCGCTGATCCAGAACATCGCCAGGACGCGCAACTGCGCCGTGGCGGCGATCTGCGACAATTATGCTCCCAACCTGGCGCGCGGCAAGGCGCTGGTCCCGGCGTCCACGCGCAGCTTTACCGATTATCGCGCGATGCTGGATGCGGGCGGCCTGGACGGGGTGGTGATTGCGACGCCGCTGGACGTGCATGCGCGCCAGACCTTTGACGCGATCGACGCGGGGCTTCACGTCTGGTGTGAAAAGGCGATGGCGCGCACCATCGCCGATTGCGGCGCCATGGTCACGCGCGCACGCGCAGGTCGCAAGGTGCTCCAGATCGGGCATCAGCGCATGTTCCACCCCACCTATCTCGACGCGCTGAAGCGCGCCAAGGCGGGTGATATCGGCACCATCACCCAGATCCGCGCCAGTTGGCATCGCAACAAGAGCTGGCGGCGGCCGTTGCCCGACGGGGCCGGGCGGGAGATGGACCGGCAGATCAACTGGCGTCTGTATCGCGACCGTTCGGCGGGGGTGATGACCGAACTGGCCACCCACCAGCTTCAGGTCACCAACTGGTTCTTCGACGCGCTGCCGACGCGGGTGATGGGGTCAGGCAGCATCTGTTTCTGGAAGGACGGGCGTGAGGTCTATGACCATGTCGCGCTGATCTATGACTATCCGGGCGGGCGAAAGACGATCTATTCGTCGCTGCTGAACAATGCGCGCTATGGCTGTGAAGAACAGATTCAGGGCAGCAAGGGGACGATCGAACCCGAACTGGGCCGCATTTATTCCGAAGATGCGCCGCGTGTCGCTCAGCTGGCCCAGATGCAGTGCGACGTGCGGGACGGACGCAAGCGGCCCATCCCTATTGGCGGCGCGACCTGGTTTCCCGAACTGCCCGTCCGCACCCCCGGGGATGCGCTGAAATGGGGCGAGTATGACGAAACGATGCTCCAGTTCGAGGGCTTTGGCGAAGCGGTCCGCAGCGGGCGTGAACTGCCGGGACTGCTGTACCAGGCCTATCACGCCAGTGTCGCATCGCTGCTGGGAGAGCAGGCGATGGACACCGGACGCATCATCGAATGGCCAAAGGACTTGGTCAGCGTGTGA